In Nicotiana tabacum cultivar K326 chromosome 11, ASM71507v2, whole genome shotgun sequence, a single window of DNA contains:
- the LOC142166236 gene encoding UDP-glucosyltransferase 29-like: MEGKKNTISILMLPWLAHGHISPFLELAKRLTKRNFHIYMCSTPVNLNSIKKSVTEKYSQSIELVELHLPSLPNLPPYYHTTNGLPPHLMNTLKIAFEMSSPNFSKILQTLNPDLVIYDFIQPWAATFASSVNIPAVQFLTFSAGVLAFAFHMFEKPGEDFPFPEIYLREYEMLQMKKTMEESKEDKSPFDEALRKSRDFILVKTCKEFEGKYMGYFSSLVSKKIVPVGSLIQDTVSRDDNEEITQWLDKKEKNSGVFVSFGSEYFLSKEELHEVAQGLELSKVNFIWVIRFPQGENNSSIKDSLPKGFLQRVEDRGMVLEGWAPQATILKHISIGGFVSHCGWSSFMESVNFGVPIIAMPMHLDQPMNARLVEYIGFGVEAVRDDNGKLQSEEIAKVIRKVVMEESGEDVRKKVRELSEKMNMKGDEEIDEVVEELVALCNNK, translated from the coding sequence ATGGAGGGCAAGAAAAACACCATTAGTATACTCATGTTACCATGGTTAGCCCATGGTCACATAAGTCCATTTTTAGAGCTAGCCAAAAGACTTACAAAGAGGAATTTCCACATTTACATGTGTTCAACTCCTGTAAATCTAAACTCAATCAAGAAAAGTGTTACAGAAAAATATTCTCAATCAATTGAACTAGTTGAACTTCATCTTCCATCTTTACCAAATCTTCCTCCTTATTACCACACTACAAATGGCCTCCCACCCCATCTTATGAACACCCTCAAAATAGCTTTTGAAATGTCAAGTccaaatttttccaaaatattacaaacTTTAAATCCTGATTTGGTCATTTATGACTTTATCCAGCCGTGGGCTGCCACGTTTGCTTCCTCTGTGAATATTCCTGCTGTGCAATTTCTCACTTTTAGCGCGGGTGTCCTTGCTTTTGCCTTTCATATGTTTGAAAAGCCAGGGGAAGACTTCCCGTTTCCTGAAATTTATCTGCGTGAATACGAGATGCTTCAGATGAAGAAAACTATGGAAGAATCAAAAGAGGATAAGTCCCCATTCGACGAGGCTCTTAGGAAATCTCGCGACTTTATTTTGGTGAAAACTTGCAAAGAGTTTGAAGGGAAATATATGGGTTATTTTTCAAGTTTGGTTTCCAAGAAAATAGTCCCGGTCGGTTCACTCATTCAAGATACTGTCAGCAGAGATGATAATGAAGAAATTACACAATGGCttgacaagaaagaaaaaaattcagGTGTGTTTGTTTCATTTGGGAGTGAGTATTTTCTATCTAAGGAGGAATTACATGAAGTAGCTCAAGGGCTAGAGCTTAGCAAAGTGAACTTCATTTGGGTTATTAGGTTTCCACAAGGTGAAAATAATAGTAGTATTAAAGATTCATTACCAAAAGGATTTCTTCAAAGGGTAGAAGATAGAGGAATGGTTTTGGAAGGATGGGCCCCACAAGCAACAATTCTTAAACATATAAGTATTGGTGGTTTTGTGAGTCATTGTGGATGGAGTTCTTTTATGGAAAGTGTAAACTTTGGTGTGCCAATAATTGCAATGCCAATGCATCTTGACCAACCAATGAATGCTAGGCTTGTGGAATATATTGGATTTGGAGTTGAAGCAGTGAGAGATGATAATGGAAAGTTACAAAGTGAAGAGATTGCAAAGGTGATAAGGAAAGTGGTAATGGAGGAAAGTGGGGAGGATGTGAGGAAGAAAGTTAGAGAATTGAGTGAGAAAATGAATATGAAAGGGGATGAAGAGATAGACGAAGTGGTGGAAGAGCTTGTTGCACTTTGTAACAACAAATAA
- the LOC107778878 gene encoding beta-D-glucosyl crocetin beta-1,6-glucosyltransferase-like has product MDTQVTECGNSNLKVLMFPWLAYGHISPFLNVAKKLADKGFLIYLCSTPINLKSVVKKIPEKYFVSIQLIEYHLPESPELPPHYHTTNGLPPHLNHTLQKALKMSKPNFSKILENLKPDLVVYDILQQWAEDVANEQNIPAVKLLTSGAAVFSYFFNLVKKPEVEFPFPAVYLRKIELVKLGEMMAKSAKEKESDDVDPFTEGNMQIMLMSTSRIIEAKYIDYFIELSNWNVIPVGPPVQDSMGNDTDDVELFDWLGKKDENSTVFVSFGSEYFLTKEDREEIAFGLEISNVNFIWVVRFPKGEEQNLENALPQGFLERIGKRGKVLNKWAPQPRILNHPNTGGFISHCGWNSVMESVDFGVPIIAMPMHLDQPLNARLTVELGVAVEIVRDDDGKIHREEIAQVLENVIAGKIGENLRTKVKHVSKKLKSTRGEEMDAVAEELIQFCKNSNKCK; this is encoded by the coding sequence ATGGATACACAAGTAACAGAATGCGGTAACAGTAATTTGAAGGTACTGATGTTTCCATGGTTAGCATATGGACATATATCTCCATTTCTCAACGTAGCCAAGAAACTCGCGGACAAGGGATTCTTGATTTACCTCTGTTCTACACCTATCAATCTTAAATCTGTAGTTAAGAAAATACCCGAAAAATACTTTGTTTCAATACAGCTTATTGAATATCATTTACCCGAATCGCCTGAACTTCCTCCTCATTACCATACAACTAATGGTCTCCCACCCCATCTCAATCACACCCTTCAAAAGGCCTTGAAAATGTCCAAACCAAACTTCTCCAAAATCTTGGAAAATCTGAAACCTGATTTGGTAGTTTATGATATTTTACAGCAATGGGCGGAAGACGTAGCGAATGAACAGAATATTCCAGCAGTCAAGCTGTTAACTTCTGGTGCAGCTgtgttttcatatttttttaactTAGTAAAAAAACCTGAGGTTGAATTCCCTTTCCCAGCTGTTTATCTTAGGAAAATTGAGTTAGTAAAATTGGGTGAAATGATGGCAAAATCAGCTAAAGAAAAAGAATCTGATGATGTGGATCCTTTTACTGAAGGAAATATGCAAATTATGTTAATGAGTACCTCTAGAATTATAGAGGCAAAATACATAGATTATTTTATTGAATTGAGTAATTGGAATGTTATTCCAGTTGGTCCACCAGTCCAAGATTCAATGGGTAATGACACGGATGACGTGGAGCTTTTTGATTGGCTAGGAAAAAAAGATGAGAATTCAACTGTATTTGTCTCTTTTGGAAGTGAGTATTTTTTGACAAAAGAAGATAGGGAAGAGATAGCTTTTGGATTGGAGATTAGTAATGTTAATTTCATATGGGTTGTAAGATTTCCAAAAGGGGAAGAACAAAATCTTGAAAATGCTCTACCACAAGGTTTTCTTGAAAGAATTGGAAAGAGGGGAAAAGTTTTGAACAAATGGGCCCCACAACCAAGAATTCTCAATCATCCGAATACCGGAGGATTTATAAGTCATTGTGGTTGGAATTCTGTAATGGAAAGTGTAGATTTTGGGGTTCCTATTATAGCTATGCCTATGCATCTTGATCAACCACTGAACGCTAGGTTGACGGTAGAACTAGGAGTCGCGGTTGAGATTGTTAGAGATGATGATGGCAAGATTCATAGAGAAGAAATTGCGCAAGTTCTTGAAAATGTCATAGCTGGGAAAATAGGGGAAAATTTGAGGACAAAAGTTAAACATGTTAGCAAGAAATTGAAATCTACAAGGGGTGAAGAGATGGATGCAGTTGCTGAAGAGCTAATTCAATTTTGTAAGAATAGTAATAAGTGCAAATAA
- the LOC107778880 gene encoding beta-D-glucosyl crocetin beta-1,6-glucosyltransferase-like — protein sequence MSIFFKKKKKVLTSTNVTERRNTNLKVLMFPWLAYGHISPFLNLAKKLADKGFLIRVCSTPISLESIGKEIPEKYSASIKIVELHLPKLPQLLAPHCHTTNDLPPNLDHIVQKALKFSKPNFSKILENLKPDLVIYDILLQWAEVVANEHNIPSIKFITCGAAIFSYFFNSLRKPEVEFPFPDIYPKESELVKWGEMSAKFAKEKDPDDVDPFAKGSMQFMLMSTSRIIEAKYIDYLSELSNWKVIPVGLPIKDPMTNDADDVELIHWLEKKDENSTVFVNFGSEHLLTKEDMEEIAFGLEFSNVNFIWVVRFSKGEEQNLEEVLPQGFLERIGERGKVLDKWEQKSRILNHTSIGGFISYCDWSSVIKCLDFGVPMIAMPIYLDQPMNTRLMVELGVAVEIVRDDESKIHREEIAQVLESVIRGKIGGNMRTKVKDISKNLKSIRGEEMDGAAEELIQLCKNSIKIKIM from the coding sequence ATGAGTATTTtctttaagaagaagaagaaagttctAACGAGTACAAATGTAACAGAACGTCGTAATACTAATTTGAAGGTACTGATGTTCCCCTGGTTGGCATATGGACATATCTCTCCTTTTCTAAACTTAGCCAAGAAACTCGCAGACAAGGGATTCTTGATTCGCGTATGCTCTACGCCAATAAGTCTTGAATCAATAGGTAAAGAAATCCCAGAAAAATATTCGGCTTCAATTAAGATTGTTGAGCTTCATTTACCAAAATTGCCCCAACTTTTAGCTCCTCATTGCCATACAACCAATGATCTTCCACCAAATCTTGATCACATTGTTCAAAAGGCCTTGAAATTTTCCAAACCAAACTTCTCCAAaatcttggaaaatttgaaaCCTGATTTGgtaatttatgatattttacttcaatgggctgaagttgtcgcgaatgagcacaacattccatcaaTCAAGTTCATAACTTGTGGTGCGGCTATATTTTCATACTTCTTTAATTCACTAAGAAAACCAGAGGTTGAATTCCCTTTCCCAGATATTTATCCTAAGGAAAGTGAGCTTGTTAAATGGGGTGAAATGAGTGCAAAATTTGCTAAAGAGAAAGATCCTGATGATGTGGATCCTTTTGCTAAAGGAAGTATGCAATTTATGTTGATGAGTACCTCTAGAATTATAGAGGCCAAATATATAGATTATCTCTCTGAATTAAGCAATTGGAAGGTTATTCCAGTTGGTCTACCAATCAAAGATCCAATGACTAATGACGCCGATGACGTGGAGCTCATTCATTGGCTAGAAAAGAAAGATGAGAATTCCACTGTTTTTGTCAACTTTGGGAGTGAGCATTTATTGACAAAAGAAGATATGGAAGAGATAGCTTTTGGATTGGAGTTTAGTAATGTTAATTTCATATGGGTTGTAAGATTTTCAAAGGGGGAAGAACAAAATCTTGAAGAGGTACTACCACAAGGTTTTCTCGAAAGAATTGGAGAAAGAGGAAAAGTTTTGGACAAATGGGAACAAAAATCAAGAATTCTAAATCATACAAGTATTGGTGGATTTATAAGTTATTGTGATTGGAGTTCTGTAATAAAGTGTTTAGATTTTGGGGTTCCTATGATAGCCATGCCTATATATCTTGATCAGCCAATGAATACTAGGTTGATGGTAGAATTGGGAGTCGCGGTTGAGATTGTTAGAGATGATGAGAGCAAGATTCATAGAGAAGAAATCGCGCAAGTTCTTGAAAGTGTTATACGTGGGAAAATAGGGGGAAATATGAGGACCAAAGTTAAAGATATTAGCAAGAATTTGAAATCTATAAGGGGTGAAGAGATGGATGGAGCTGCTGAAGAGCTAATTCAACTTTGTAAGAATAGTATTAAGATAAAAATAATGTGA